A DNA window from Burkholderia sp. HI2500 contains the following coding sequences:
- a CDS encoding septation protein A, giving the protein MKFLFDLFPIILFFAAFKVWGIFSATAVAIVATLAQVAWVAFRHRKVDTMLWVSLGVIVVFGGATLVLHDEKFIQWKPTVLYWLFAIGLLAARYAFGNNLIEKMMGKQLTLPHPVWDKLNVAWALFFAVLGVANLYVVHNFTESQWVNFKLFGTTGAMVVFIILQSLWLTKYLKDE; this is encoded by the coding sequence ATGAAATTCCTGTTCGATCTGTTTCCGATCATCCTGTTTTTTGCCGCCTTCAAGGTCTGGGGCATCTTTTCCGCCACCGCCGTCGCGATCGTCGCGACGCTGGCCCAGGTCGCCTGGGTTGCCTTCCGGCACCGGAAGGTCGACACGATGCTGTGGGTCAGCCTCGGCGTGATCGTCGTTTTCGGTGGCGCCACCCTCGTCCTGCATGACGAGAAATTCATTCAATGGAAACCGACTGTGCTGTACTGGCTGTTTGCGATCGGGCTGCTCGCCGCGCGCTATGCGTTCGGCAACAACCTGATCGAGAAGATGATGGGCAAGCAGCTCACGCTGCCGCACCCCGTGTGGGACAAGCTGAACGTCGCCTGGGCGCTGTTCTTCGCGGTGCTCGGTGTCGCGAACCTGTACGTGGTGCACAACTTCACCGAATCGCAATGGGTGAACTTCAAGCTGTTCGGCACGACGGGCGCGATGGTCGTATTCATCATCCTGCAGAGCCTGTGGCTCACGAAATACCTGAAGGACGAGTGA
- a CDS encoding BolA family protein → MTDAFLHASPDERIALIEARLTAALAPLSLTVRDDSAQHAGHAGASAGGHFTVTIVSAAFAGKPRVARHRLVYDALADAMQRGIHALAIVAYTPEEFNESSI, encoded by the coding sequence ATGACGGACGCCTTTCTCCACGCGTCGCCCGACGAACGCATCGCGCTGATCGAAGCGCGCCTCACCGCGGCGCTCGCCCCGCTGTCGCTCACCGTGCGCGACGACAGCGCGCAGCACGCGGGCCACGCCGGCGCGTCCGCCGGCGGCCATTTCACGGTCACGATCGTGTCGGCCGCCTTCGCGGGCAAGCCGCGCGTCGCGCGACACCGGCTGGTGTATGATGCGCTCGCTGATGCGATGCAGCGCGGCATTCACGCGCTCGCGATCGTGGCTTACACGCCCGAAGAATTCAACGAATCTTCAATCTAG
- the pncA gene encoding bifunctional nicotinamidase/pyrazinamidase, which yields MKRTDDVLLVIDVQYDFMPGGALAVPDGDAVVPVINALAQRFDQVVLTQDWHPREHVSFAANHPGREPFSTLALPYGEQVLWPVHCVQDTDGAALHRDLDIPHARLVIRKGGDAQVDSYSAFVEADRTTRTGLAGYLRELGAKRVWCCGLATDYCVAWSALDARAAGFEAAVINDACRAIDLNGSLAHAWQQMQAAGVAHVTSAGARPAA from the coding sequence ATGAAACGCACCGACGACGTCCTGCTCGTGATCGACGTGCAATACGACTTCATGCCGGGCGGCGCGCTCGCGGTGCCGGACGGCGACGCGGTCGTGCCGGTGATCAACGCGCTCGCGCAACGCTTCGACCAGGTCGTGCTGACGCAGGACTGGCACCCGCGCGAGCACGTGTCGTTCGCGGCGAATCACCCGGGCCGCGAACCGTTCTCCACGCTCGCGCTGCCGTACGGCGAGCAGGTGCTGTGGCCCGTGCACTGCGTGCAGGACACCGACGGCGCGGCGCTGCATCGCGATCTCGACATCCCGCACGCGCGGCTCGTGATCCGCAAGGGCGGCGACGCGCAGGTCGACAGCTATTCCGCGTTCGTCGAAGCCGACCGCACGACGCGCACCGGGCTCGCGGGTTATCTGCGCGAGCTCGGCGCGAAGCGCGTGTGGTGCTGCGGGCTCGCGACCGACTATTGCGTCGCGTGGTCGGCGCTCGATGCGCGCGCGGCCGGTTTCGAAGCCGCGGTGATCAACGATGCGTGCCGCGCGATCGACCTGAACGGGTCGCTCGCCCACGCATGGCAGCAGATGCAGGCAGCGGGCGTCGCGCATGTGACGTCCGCGGGCGCACGCCCGGCGGCGTAG
- a CDS encoding GNAT family N-acetyltransferase: MMFDPHAPVEVVTLRDQRASEADAIGRVIVAAFAGEPEGGQFERRIVDTLRADGALSVSLVAERDGRVIGHVAFSPVSIGGEPSGSQGWYGLAPLAVLPDCQRQSIGAGLVRTGLDALRRLGARGCVLLGEPAYYTRFGFAPSGDIVFPGVPPGYFLALSFDDSAPRPSGDVRYHDVFYPA; the protein is encoded by the coding sequence ATGATGTTCGACCCGCACGCGCCGGTCGAGGTCGTCACGCTGCGCGATCAGCGTGCCAGCGAGGCCGACGCGATCGGCCGCGTGATCGTCGCCGCGTTCGCGGGCGAGCCGGAAGGCGGGCAGTTCGAACGGCGGATCGTCGATACGCTGCGTGCGGACGGTGCGTTGAGCGTCTCGCTCGTCGCGGAGCGCGACGGCCGCGTGATCGGGCACGTCGCGTTCTCGCCGGTGTCGATCGGCGGCGAACCGTCCGGCAGCCAGGGCTGGTACGGGCTGGCGCCGCTCGCGGTGCTGCCCGACTGCCAGCGGCAGAGCATCGGTGCGGGGCTGGTGCGCACAGGGCTCGACGCGTTGCGCCGGCTTGGCGCGCGCGGTTGCGTGCTGCTCGGCGAACCCGCGTACTACACGCGGTTCGGCTTTGCGCCATCCGGCGACATCGTGTTCCCGGGCGTGCCGCCCGGGTATTTCCTCGCGCTGTCGTTCGACGACTCGGCGCCGCGGCCGTCGGGTGACGTTCGCTATCACGACGTGTTCTATCCCGCCTAG
- a CDS encoding protein adenylyltransferase SelO has translation MSFSRSAADPADTLPDLAATLGEPATGAFVTLGDAFHTRLPAAPLAAPYVVGFSDEVAQLLDLPPSIAAQPGFAELFAGNPTRDWPAHAMPYAAVYSGHQFGVWAGQLGDGRALTIGERTGTDGRRYELQLKGSGRTPYSRMGDGRAVLRSSIREFLCSEAMHHLGIPTTRALTVIGSDQPVVREEIETSAVVTRVSESFVRFGHFEHFFSNDRPDLLRQLADHVIDRFYPDCRRADDPYLALLEAATLRTADLVAQWQAVGFCHGVMNTDNMSILGVTIDYGPFGFVDAFDANHICNHSDTSGRYAYRMQPRIAHWNCYCLAQALLPLIGLQHGIADDDARAERAVEDAQAVLATFPERFGPALERAMRAKLGLELERENDAELANKLLETMHASHADFTLTFRRLAQLSKHDASRDAPVRDLFIDRDAFDAWANLYRARLSEETRDDAARAAAMNRVNPKYVLRNHLAEVAIRRAKEKDFSEVERLAQILRRPFDEQPEHEAYAALPPDWAGSLEVSCSS, from the coding sequence ATGTCGTTTTCCCGAAGCGCAGCCGATCCGGCTGACACCCTCCCCGACCTCGCCGCCACGCTCGGCGAGCCCGCCACTGGCGCGTTCGTCACGCTCGGCGACGCGTTTCATACGCGGCTGCCGGCCGCGCCGCTTGCCGCGCCGTATGTCGTCGGCTTTTCCGACGAAGTCGCGCAACTGCTCGACCTGCCGCCGTCGATCGCCGCGCAGCCCGGCTTCGCCGAGCTGTTCGCCGGCAACCCGACGCGCGACTGGCCCGCGCACGCGATGCCGTATGCAGCGGTGTATTCCGGCCACCAGTTCGGTGTGTGGGCCGGCCAGCTCGGCGACGGCCGCGCGCTGACGATCGGCGAGCGCACCGGCACGGACGGCCGTCGCTACGAGCTGCAGCTGAAAGGCAGCGGCCGCACGCCGTACTCGCGAATGGGTGACGGCCGCGCGGTGCTGCGCTCGTCGATCCGCGAATTCCTGTGCTCGGAAGCGATGCATCACCTCGGCATCCCGACCACGCGCGCACTGACGGTGATCGGTTCCGACCAGCCGGTGGTGCGCGAGGAGATCGAGACGTCGGCCGTCGTCACGCGCGTGTCGGAGAGCTTCGTGCGCTTCGGCCACTTCGAGCACTTCTTCTCGAACGATCGCCCCGACCTGCTGCGCCAGCTCGCCGATCACGTGATCGACCGCTTCTATCCGGATTGTCGCCGCGCCGACGATCCGTACCTCGCGCTGCTCGAAGCCGCGACGCTGCGCACGGCCGACCTCGTCGCGCAGTGGCAGGCCGTCGGCTTCTGCCACGGCGTGATGAACACCGACAACATGTCGATCCTCGGCGTGACGATCGACTACGGCCCGTTCGGCTTCGTCGACGCGTTCGACGCGAACCACATCTGCAACCACTCGGATACGAGCGGCCGCTATGCATACCGGATGCAGCCGCGCATCGCGCACTGGAACTGCTATTGCCTCGCGCAGGCGCTGCTGCCGCTGATCGGCCTGCAACACGGCATCGCCGACGACGATGCGCGCGCCGAACGTGCGGTGGAAGACGCGCAGGCCGTGCTCGCGACGTTCCCGGAACGTTTCGGCCCCGCGCTCGAACGTGCGATGCGCGCGAAGCTCGGCCTTGAGCTCGAACGCGAGAACGATGCCGAGCTCGCCAACAAGCTGCTCGAGACGATGCATGCGAGCCACGCGGATTTCACGCTGACGTTCCGCCGGCTCGCGCAGCTCTCGAAGCACGACGCGAGCCGCGACGCGCCCGTGCGCGACCTGTTCATCGACCGCGACGCGTTCGATGCGTGGGCGAACCTCTACCGCGCGCGGCTGTCCGAGGAAACACGCGACGACGCGGCACGTGCCGCCGCGATGAACCGCGTGAACCCGAAATACGTGTTGCGCAACCATCTGGCCGAAGTCGCGATCCGGCGCGCGAAGGAGAAGGATTTTTCGGAAGTCGAGCGGCTCGCGCAGATCCTGCGCCGCCCGTTCGACGAACAACCGGAGCATGAAGCGTACGCGGCGTTGCCGCCCGACTGGGCCGGGTCGCTCGAAGTGAGCTGCTCGTCCTGA
- a CDS encoding 3-(methylthio)propionyl-CoA ligase gives MGKPLLGQMMDMPLLVSSLISHAARHAGDTEIVSKRVEGDLHRYTYRDCERRAKQLAQALARLGVETGDRVGTLAWNGYRHLEAYYGIGGMGAVCHTINPRLFPEQIAYIVNHAEDRYVFFDINFAPLVEAIAPQCPHVKGWVAMTDAAHLPSGTTPFLCYETLVEAEDGRYDWPRLDEQQASGLCYTSGTTGNPKGVLYSHRSTVLHAYGAALPDAMNLSAMDAVLPVVPMFHVNAWGLPYAVPLTGGKLVLPGKDLDGKSLYQLMEAERVTFSAGVPTVWLGLLNYMREAGVRFSTLNRTVIGGSACPPAMLRTFEDEYGVRVIHAWGMTELSPLGTLAKLNWAQSQRPLDAQRKLLEKQGRVICGVDMRIVGEDGHELPWDGVAFGELQVRGPWVIDHYFRGESSPLSDGWFPTGDVATIDPDGFLQITDRSKDVIKSGGEWISSIDIENVAIAHPGVAEAACIACAHPKWTERPLLVVVPREGANLSRDALLAFYEGKVAKWWIPDDVVFVESLPHTATGKLQKLKLRETFRDYVLPTAVCEP, from the coding sequence ATGGGTAAGCCGTTGCTGGGCCAGATGATGGACATGCCGTTGCTGGTGTCCTCGCTGATTTCTCACGCCGCGCGGCACGCCGGCGACACGGAGATCGTGTCGAAGCGCGTGGAAGGCGATCTGCATCGCTACACGTACCGCGACTGCGAACGCCGCGCGAAGCAGCTGGCGCAGGCGCTCGCGCGGCTCGGCGTCGAAACCGGCGATCGCGTCGGTACGCTGGCATGGAACGGCTACCGGCATCTGGAAGCGTATTACGGGATCGGCGGGATGGGTGCCGTGTGCCACACGATCAACCCGCGCCTGTTCCCCGAGCAGATCGCGTACATCGTCAATCACGCGGAAGACCGCTACGTCTTCTTCGACATCAATTTCGCGCCGCTCGTCGAGGCCATCGCACCGCAATGCCCGCACGTGAAGGGCTGGGTCGCGATGACGGACGCCGCGCACCTGCCGTCCGGCACGACGCCGTTCCTCTGCTACGAAACGCTCGTCGAAGCGGAGGACGGCCGCTACGACTGGCCGCGCCTCGACGAGCAGCAGGCGTCGGGGCTGTGCTACACGTCGGGCACGACCGGCAACCCGAAGGGCGTGCTGTATTCGCACCGCTCGACCGTGCTGCACGCGTACGGCGCCGCGCTGCCCGACGCGATGAACCTGTCGGCGATGGACGCCGTGCTCCCCGTCGTGCCGATGTTCCACGTCAACGCATGGGGGCTGCCTTACGCGGTGCCGCTCACGGGCGGCAAGCTGGTGCTGCCCGGCAAGGATCTCGACGGGAAATCGCTGTACCAGCTGATGGAGGCCGAGCGCGTGACGTTTTCCGCGGGCGTGCCGACCGTGTGGCTCGGCCTGCTCAACTACATGCGCGAGGCCGGCGTGCGCTTCTCGACGCTGAACCGCACGGTGATCGGCGGCTCCGCGTGCCCGCCCGCGATGCTGCGCACCTTCGAGGACGAATACGGCGTGCGCGTGATCCACGCATGGGGGATGACCGAACTGTCGCCGCTCGGCACGCTCGCGAAGCTCAACTGGGCGCAGTCGCAGCGGCCGCTCGACGCGCAGCGCAAGCTGCTCGAGAAGCAGGGGCGCGTGATCTGCGGCGTCGACATGCGGATCGTCGGCGAGGACGGCCACGAACTGCCGTGGGACGGCGTCGCGTTCGGCGAACTGCAGGTGCGCGGCCCGTGGGTGATCGATCACTACTTTCGCGGCGAGTCGTCGCCGCTGTCGGACGGCTGGTTCCCGACCGGCGACGTCGCGACGATCGACCCCGACGGCTTCCTGCAGATCACCGATCGCAGCAAGGACGTGATCAAGTCGGGCGGCGAGTGGATCAGCTCGATCGACATCGAGAACGTCGCGATCGCGCACCCGGGCGTGGCCGAGGCCGCCTGCATCGCCTGTGCGCACCCGAAATGGACCGAGCGCCCGCTGCTCGTCGTGGTGCCGCGCGAAGGGGCGAACCTGAGCCGCGACGCGCTGCTCGCGTTCTACGAAGGCAAGGTCGCGAAATGGTGGATTCCCGACGACGTCGTGTTCGTCGAATCGCTGCCGCACACCGCGACCGGCAAGCTGCAGAAGCTGAAGCTGCGCGAGACGTTCCGCGACTACGTGTTGCCGACGGCGGTCTGCGAGCCGTAA
- the msrB gene encoding peptide-methionine (R)-S-oxide reductase MsrB, with protein sequence MSHDSDDKTFPYEKDDAELRRRLTPMQYEVTQHAATERAFTGEYTDTEDDGIYKCVVCSTPLFESGAKFHSGCGWPSYFKPLNGEVIDEKVDYSHGMVRVEVRCNHCGAHLGHVFEDGPRDKTGLRYCINSAALNFESRPENE encoded by the coding sequence ATGTCCCACGATTCCGACGACAAGACCTTCCCGTACGAGAAGGACGACGCCGAGCTGCGCCGCCGGCTCACGCCGATGCAGTACGAAGTCACGCAGCATGCGGCCACCGAGCGCGCCTTCACCGGCGAATACACCGACACCGAAGACGACGGCATCTACAAATGCGTCGTCTGCAGCACGCCGCTGTTCGAGTCTGGCGCCAAGTTCCACTCGGGCTGCGGCTGGCCCAGCTACTTCAAGCCGCTCAACGGCGAGGTGATCGACGAAAAAGTCGACTACTCGCACGGGATGGTGCGCGTCGAGGTGCGCTGCAACCACTGCGGCGCGCATCTCGGCCACGTCTTCGAGGACGGCCCGCGCGACAAGACCGGTTTGCGGTACTGCATCAATTCGGCTGCGTTAAACTTCGAGTCCCGACCCGAAAACGAATGA
- a CDS encoding 3-hydroxyacyl-CoA dehydrogenase NAD-binding domain-containing protein: MAVDYSTRDGVAVLTLNNPPVNGLGLSTRQGVMDALDRAAQDPSVTAIVLTGAGRAFSGGADITEFNTPKALQEPTLHTVIRAVEASAKPVVAALHSVVMGGGLELALGAHYRIAAPGTQVALPEVKLGLLPGAGGTQRLPRAVGLETALNMIVSGAPVLSEQLAKSGLFDEMADGDLLDAAVAFARKVGAQKGPHPRVRDRKIVHENAAGFIQFARNSAKAAASNFPAPHKCIDAIEAGVLHGFDKGSVAEREGFVALMMTPESRALRHAFFGERAASKIPDVPADTPLREIRRVGVIGAGTMGGGIAMNFVNAGLPVTLLETKQDALERGVATIRKNYDAQVKKGKLSQEKLDARMALITPTLSYDDLKDADLIVEAVFEELGVKEQVFKKLDEVAKAGAILASNTSTLDVDKIAAFTKRPQDVVGMHFFSPANVMKLLEVVRGAQTAKDVLATVMAVAKKIRKTAVVSGVCDGFIGNRMIEQYIRQALFMLEEGALPAQVDRAIEKFGFAMGPFRMSDLAGNDIGWAIRKRRYVEQPDLHYSKIADRLCEQGRFGQKTGAGWYDYVPGDRKAKPSSLVDEMVVAYSKERGVERRKIGDDEIVERLVFALVNEGAKILEEKIASKASDIDMVYLTGYGFPLWRGGPMLYADVVGLYNVERAIRRYAAAPNGDAWQLAPSIAELAKAGRGFNG; this comes from the coding sequence ATGGCAGTGGATTACTCGACTCGTGACGGCGTGGCCGTCCTTACGCTCAACAATCCGCCCGTCAACGGGCTCGGCCTGTCGACCCGTCAGGGCGTCATGGACGCGCTCGATCGCGCCGCGCAGGATCCGTCGGTGACAGCCATCGTGCTGACCGGCGCGGGACGCGCATTCTCGGGCGGCGCCGACATCACCGAATTCAATACGCCGAAGGCGTTGCAGGAGCCGACGCTGCACACCGTGATCCGCGCGGTGGAAGCGAGCGCGAAGCCCGTCGTCGCGGCGCTGCACAGCGTCGTGATGGGCGGCGGCCTCGAGCTCGCGCTCGGCGCGCACTACCGCATTGCCGCGCCCGGCACGCAGGTCGCGCTGCCCGAAGTGAAGCTCGGCCTGCTGCCGGGCGCGGGCGGCACGCAACGCCTGCCGCGTGCGGTGGGGCTCGAAACCGCGCTGAACATGATCGTGTCGGGCGCACCCGTGCTGTCGGAGCAACTCGCGAAGAGCGGGCTGTTCGACGAAATGGCCGATGGCGACCTGCTCGACGCGGCCGTCGCGTTCGCCCGCAAGGTCGGTGCGCAGAAGGGGCCGCATCCGCGCGTGCGCGATCGCAAGATCGTCCATGAGAACGCCGCCGGCTTCATCCAGTTCGCGCGCAATTCCGCGAAGGCCGCCGCATCGAATTTCCCCGCACCGCACAAGTGCATCGACGCGATCGAGGCCGGCGTGCTGCACGGCTTCGACAAGGGCAGCGTGGCCGAGCGCGAGGGTTTCGTCGCGCTGATGATGACGCCGGAAAGCCGCGCGCTGCGGCACGCGTTCTTCGGCGAGCGTGCCGCGAGCAAGATTCCCGACGTGCCGGCCGATACGCCGCTGCGCGAGATCCGCCGCGTCGGCGTGATCGGCGCGGGCACGATGGGCGGCGGGATCGCGATGAACTTCGTCAACGCCGGGCTGCCCGTCACGCTGCTCGAGACGAAACAGGACGCGCTCGAGCGCGGCGTCGCGACGATCCGCAAGAACTACGATGCGCAGGTGAAGAAGGGCAAGCTCTCGCAGGAGAAGCTCGACGCGCGCATGGCGCTGATCACGCCGACGCTGTCCTATGACGACCTGAAGGACGCCGACCTGATCGTCGAGGCCGTGTTCGAGGAACTCGGCGTGAAGGAGCAGGTGTTCAAGAAGCTCGACGAAGTCGCGAAGGCGGGCGCGATTCTCGCGTCGAACACGTCGACGCTCGACGTCGACAAGATCGCGGCGTTCACGAAGCGTCCGCAGGACGTCGTCGGCATGCACTTCTTCAGCCCGGCGAACGTGATGAAGCTGCTCGAGGTCGTGCGCGGCGCGCAGACCGCGAAGGACGTGCTCGCCACCGTGATGGCCGTCGCGAAGAAGATCCGCAAGACGGCGGTCGTGTCGGGCGTGTGCGACGGCTTCATCGGCAACCGGATGATCGAGCAGTACATCCGCCAGGCGCTCTTCATGCTCGAGGAAGGCGCGCTGCCCGCGCAGGTCGATCGTGCGATCGAGAAATTCGGTTTCGCGATGGGCCCGTTCCGGATGAGCGACCTCGCCGGCAACGACATCGGCTGGGCGATCCGCAAGCGCCGCTACGTCGAGCAGCCCGATCTCCATTACTCGAAGATCGCCGACCGCCTGTGCGAGCAGGGCCGCTTCGGCCAGAAGACGGGCGCCGGCTGGTACGACTACGTGCCGGGCGATCGCAAGGCGAAGCCGTCGTCGCTCGTCGACGAGATGGTCGTCGCATACTCGAAGGAGCGCGGTGTCGAGCGTCGCAAGATCGGCGACGACGAGATCGTCGAACGGCTCGTGTTCGCGCTCGTCAACGAAGGCGCGAAGATCCTCGAGGAGAAGATCGCGTCGAAGGCGTCCGACATCGACATGGTCTACCTGACCGGCTATGGCTTCCCGCTGTGGCGCGGCGGCCCGATGCTGTACGCGGACGTGGTCGGCCTCTACAACGTCGAGCGCGCGATTCGCCGCTATGCGGCGGCACCGAACGGCGACGCATGGCAGCTCGCGCCGTCGATCGCGGAACTCGCGAAGGCCGGCCGCGGGTTCAACGGCTGA
- a CDS encoding peptidylprolyl isomerase: MILKSPRLWVAAAAFAAAPAFAQNIAVVNGTPIPKSRADAMVAQLVQQGQTDSPQLQQAVRQELVNREILMQEAIREGIPNRPDVKAQVAVAQQTVVLRSMIESFLKKNQPTDAEVKARYDDLVKGAGGNREYHLHHILVSDEQQAKDLIAKIKAGAKFEDLAKQYSKDPGSGKNGGDLDWSDPKAYVPEFAAAAQKLQKGQMTDTPVKTQFGWHIIRVDDIRDIAPPPLEQVKQQIAQQLVQQKLQAFEEGLRQQATVK, from the coding sequence ATGATCCTGAAATCCCCCCGCCTGTGGGTCGCGGCGGCTGCTTTTGCAGCGGCACCGGCATTTGCCCAGAACATCGCCGTCGTCAACGGCACGCCGATTCCGAAGTCGCGCGCCGACGCGATGGTGGCTCAGCTCGTCCAGCAAGGCCAGACCGACAGTCCGCAACTGCAGCAGGCCGTGCGCCAGGAACTCGTGAACCGCGAAATCCTGATGCAGGAAGCGATCCGCGAAGGCATCCCGAACCGTCCGGACGTGAAGGCGCAGGTCGCCGTCGCGCAGCAGACCGTCGTGCTGCGTTCGATGATCGAGAGCTTCCTGAAGAAGAACCAGCCGACCGACGCCGAAGTGAAGGCGCGCTACGACGACCTCGTCAAGGGCGCCGGCGGCAATCGCGAATACCACCTGCACCACATCCTCGTCAGCGACGAGCAGCAGGCGAAGGACCTGATCGCGAAGATCAAGGCCGGCGCGAAATTCGAGGATCTCGCGAAGCAATACTCGAAGGATCCGGGTTCGGGCAAGAACGGCGGCGATCTCGACTGGTCCGACCCGAAGGCGTACGTACCGGAATTCGCGGCGGCCGCGCAGAAGCTGCAGAAAGGCCAGATGACCGACACGCCGGTGAAGACGCAGTTCGGCTGGCACATCATCCGCGTCGACGACATCCGCGACATCGCCCCGCCGCCGCTCGAGCAGGTGAAGCAGCAGATCGCTCAGCAGCTCGTGCAGCAGAAGCTGCAGGCGTTCGAGGAAGGCCTGCGCCAGCAGGCAACGGTCAAGTAA